A stretch of the Oenococcus sp. UCMA 16435 genome encodes the following:
- a CDS encoding class I SAM-dependent methyltransferase yields MLEKTIYRRLLSRAFDIPVTVTYWDGKTEAYGTGKPKIGIEIKKEITIKNLTSQPTLTLGEAYMRGDIEINGSIQELVASAYRNAGSFLTDKKFIKFLPKMSHSEEADKKDIQSHYDIGNDFYRLWLDKTMTYSCAYFEHPDDSLETAQMNKVRHILYKLHPAVGGRLLDIGSGWGTLIITAAKEFHLKTVGITLSEEQYEYTKKRIQDNNLEEQVEVRLTDYRDLKDEQFDYITSVGMFEHVGKENLGLYFKKIKDLLIPNGRALIHGITGQHQGIGVDPFLNKYIFPGGYIPNMAENLVHIMNAGLQLNDLEPLRRHYQATLEHWYHNYHKVFDQTVKRYGKDFARMWDLYLQGAAASFEAGNIDVMQFLITNGPSGIKMPMTRNYIYEHELN; encoded by the coding sequence ATGTTAGAGAAAACCATTTATCGCCGACTACTTAGTCGAGCATTTGATATTCCAGTTACTGTTACTTACTGGGATGGTAAGACCGAAGCTTATGGAACCGGTAAACCAAAAATTGGGATTGAAATTAAAAAAGAAATTACAATTAAAAATTTAACAAGTCAACCAACTCTAACGCTTGGGGAAGCTTATATGCGAGGAGACATTGAGATTAACGGCAGTATTCAAGAACTTGTTGCTTCTGCTTATCGCAATGCTGGCAGCTTTTTGACTGATAAAAAATTCATCAAATTTTTGCCAAAAATGTCTCATTCCGAAGAAGCTGATAAGAAAGATATTCAAAGCCACTATGATATAGGGAATGATTTTTATCGTCTATGGCTTGATAAAACGATGACTTATTCCTGTGCTTATTTTGAGCATCCTGACGATTCTCTGGAAACTGCACAGATGAATAAAGTTCGTCATATTCTTTATAAATTGCATCCAGCTGTTGGTGGCCGTCTGTTAGATATTGGCAGCGGCTGGGGCACGTTAATTATCACGGCAGCTAAGGAATTTCATTTGAAAACTGTCGGTATCACACTTAGCGAAGAACAATACGAGTATACGAAGAAACGAATTCAAGATAACAATCTTGAAGAACAGGTTGAGGTTCGTTTAACCGATTATCGCGATCTTAAAGACGAACAATTCGATTACATAACTTCAGTTGGCATGTTTGAACATGTCGGCAAAGAAAATCTTGGTCTTTACTTTAAAAAAATTAAGGATTTATTGATACCGAATGGCAGAGCTTTGATTCATGGTATTACTGGACAACATCAAGGGATTGGTGTAGATCCTTTCTTGAATAAATATATTTTTCCGGGTGGATATATTCCGAACATGGCTGAGAATCTTGTTCATATTATGAATGCTGGTTTGCAACTGAATGATTTGGAACCGTTACGACGTCACTATCAAGCCACTTTGGAACACTGGTATCATAATTATCACAAAGTTTTTGATCAAACCGTGAAACGTTACGGAAAAGATTTTGCTCGCATGTGGGATCTTTATTTACAGGGTGCTGCAGCCTCGTTTGAAGCCGGCAATATTGATGTAATGCAGTTTTTAATAACTAATGGACCTAGTGGAATCAAAATGCCCATGACTCGCAATTATATTTATGAGCATGAGTTAAATTAA
- a CDS encoding UbiX family flavin prenyltransferase → MTVKKIIVGVSGASGTVYAVDLLKRLHTISDVEVHLVMSSWAKKNLLLENDYSIDEIKELADYTYNIRDQGATIASGSFLNDGMVIVPASMKTVAGIASGYGDDLIVRAADVAIKEQRKLVMVPRETPLSVIHLENLTRLARLGVQIIPPIPAFYSHPKTIQDLINHQTMKILDAFSISNDFDKRWEGD, encoded by the coding sequence GTGACCGTGAAGAAAATAATTGTTGGAGTTAGCGGTGCTTCGGGAACGGTTTATGCCGTTGACCTTTTAAAGCGGCTTCATACCATATCGGATGTCGAGGTTCATCTTGTTATGAGCTCTTGGGCTAAAAAAAATCTTTTGCTTGAAAACGATTATTCTATTGATGAAATAAAAGAACTTGCTGATTATACTTACAATATTCGTGATCAGGGAGCAACAATTGCCAGTGGTTCTTTTTTAAACGATGGTATGGTAATTGTTCCAGCCAGTATGAAAACAGTTGCTGGGATTGCCAGCGGCTACGGAGACGATTTAATAGTTCGGGCTGCTGATGTTGCTATTAAAGAACAACGTAAATTAGTAATGGTACCTCGAGAAACACCATTAAGCGTTATCCACTTGGAGAATTTAACCAGGTTGGCGCGTCTTGGTGTGCAAATTATTCCGCCGATTCCAGCTTTTTATAGTCATCCGAAAACCATTCAAGATTTAATTAACCATCAAACGATGAAGATACTTGACGCTTTTTCAATCAGCAACGATTTCGACAAGCGTTGGGAGGGGGATTAG
- a CDS encoding DUF308 domain-containing protein: MVNSKKGFDPFSFVIGILFIVVSFIVLRNPLPTFAAVITVAGIATILFGLYKLFIYRRLYKVAGVSSFFLIINGVLDFVFGVLMLFDFTFGSLFLTINFALFFITDSLFELWESRFIHASNSNYYWLIIVFAVLGLLIGIILLFRPAFAAISLVWMIAVYFMIYGIGSIIRSF; this comes from the coding sequence ATGGTTAATTCAAAAAAAGGTTTCGATCCATTTTCCTTCGTTATAGGAATTTTATTCATCGTTGTTTCTTTTATCGTTTTAAGGAATCCTTTGCCAACTTTTGCGGCCGTTATTACAGTTGCTGGAATTGCCACGATTCTTTTCGGTCTTTATAAACTTTTTATTTATCGAAGACTCTATAAAGTAGCAGGTGTTTCTTCTTTCTTTTTAATCATTAATGGAGTTTTGGATTTTGTTTTCGGAGTTTTAATGTTATTTGATTTCACTTTTGGCAGTCTGTTTTTAACGATTAACTTCGCTTTGTTTTTCATTACGGATTCTCTTTTTGAACTTTGGGAATCGAGATTCATTCATGCCAGTAACAGCAATTATTATTGGCTAATAATTGTTTTTGCTGTTCTTGGTTTACTGATTGGAATTATTTTACTTTTTCGACCAGCTTTTGCGGCAATTTCCTTAGTATGGATGATTGCTGTTTATTTCATGATTTACGGTATTGGATCAATAATACGTTCTTTTTAG
- a CDS encoding universal stress protein → MVYKNILVGLDGSSQANNAFKVACSLADALAANLYLVWIVNRDRGMDSSFGVSEDFYRDQYQQIKDKLVPYVDDAKKAGLKVTGEALVGNIKLVLANEYPKEHGIDLIVVGNTGLNTVEKLVVGSHTSYVIRNSACDVLVVK, encoded by the coding sequence ATGGTTTATAAAAATATTTTGGTTGGATTGGATGGTTCTTCCCAAGCCAATAATGCCTTTAAAGTAGCCTGCAGTTTAGCGGATGCACTTGCAGCCAATCTTTATCTGGTTTGGATTGTCAATCGAGATAGAGGAATGGATTCTTCTTTTGGCGTTAGTGAGGATTTCTATCGTGACCAATATCAGCAGATTAAAGATAAGTTGGTTCCTTATGTTGATGATGCAAAAAAAGCTGGTTTAAAAGTTACAGGTGAAGCCTTAGTTGGGAATATTAAATTAGTTTTAGCAAACGAGTATCCAAAAGAACATGGCATTGACCTAATTGTTGTTGGTAATACCGGTTTAAATACAGTCGAAAAACTAGTCGTTGGATCTCATACTAGTTATGTAATTAGAAACTCAGCTTGTGATGTTCTCGTTGTTAAATAA
- a CDS encoding UbiD family decarboxylase yields the protein MTEQLWDLRRVLDEIKDDPQQYHATDVEVDPDAELSGVYRYIGAGGTVERPTKEGPAMVFNNVKGFSDARVLIGLMASRKRVGKMLHHDFRTLGQFLNDSVSKPIAPVVVNENQAPTHEVVYRAEDPGFDIRKLVPAPTNTPLDAGPYISCGVVFGSNMDKTMSDVTIHRMVLEDKDKLGIFIQPGGRHIGHFAEEFEKANKPMPITINIGLDPAITIGVTFEPPTTPLGYNELGVAGAIRKQAVQLVDGLTVDQKAIARAEYTLEGYIMPNERIQEDINTHTGKAMPEFPGYDGDANPALQVIKVTAVTHRKDHPIMQSVIGPSEEHVSMAGITTEASILQLVNRAIPGKVKNVYNPPAGGGKLMTIMQIHKDNEADEGIQRQAAILAFAAFKELKTVFLVDDDVDIFDMNDVVWTINTRFQADEDVMVLSGMRNHPLDPSERPVYDPKSIRIRGMSSKLVIDGTVPFDIRDQFERAQFKEVPDWKKYLK from the coding sequence ATGACAGAACAGTTATGGGACTTGAGAAGAGTTCTTGATGAAATTAAAGATGATCCGCAACAATACCATGCAACTGATGTTGAAGTTGATCCGGATGCTGAATTGTCCGGTGTTTATCGCTACATCGGTGCTGGCGGTACCGTGGAAAGGCCAACGAAGGAAGGACCGGCAATGGTCTTTAATAACGTTAAAGGTTTTTCTGATGCGCGGGTATTAATCGGCTTAATGGCTAGTCGTAAACGGGTAGGCAAGATGCTTCACCACGATTTTCGAACATTGGGTCAATTTTTAAACGATTCGGTATCTAAGCCGATTGCTCCAGTAGTTGTAAACGAAAATCAGGCTCCAACTCATGAAGTTGTTTATCGTGCAGAAGATCCTGGTTTTGATATTCGAAAATTGGTACCGGCTCCCACTAATACGCCACTCGATGCTGGCCCATATATTTCTTGTGGGGTGGTTTTTGGTTCGAACATGGATAAAACGATGAGCGATGTAACGATTCATCGAATGGTTTTAGAAGATAAAGACAAATTAGGTATTTTCATTCAACCTGGCGGTCGTCATATTGGACATTTTGCTGAAGAGTTCGAAAAAGCCAACAAACCAATGCCAATTACGATTAATATCGGTTTGGATCCGGCTATCACAATCGGAGTAACATTCGAGCCGCCAACAACACCACTCGGATATAACGAATTAGGAGTTGCTGGTGCAATTAGAAAACAAGCTGTACAACTTGTGGACGGTTTGACTGTTGATCAAAAAGCGATTGCCCGTGCCGAATATACATTGGAAGGCTATATTATGCCTAACGAGCGAATTCAGGAAGATATTAATACTCATACCGGTAAGGCAATGCCAGAATTCCCTGGCTACGACGGAGACGCTAATCCAGCGTTACAGGTTATTAAAGTGACTGCTGTTACACACCGTAAAGATCATCCGATCATGCAAAGTGTGATAGGACCAAGCGAGGAACATGTCAGTATGGCTGGAATTACGACCGAAGCAAGTATTTTGCAGTTGGTTAACCGTGCTATTCCGGGGAAAGTTAAAAATGTTTATAACCCGCCAGCAGGTGGTGGAAAACTAATGACAATTATGCAAATTCATAAAGATAACGAAGCTGATGAAGGAATTCAAAGGCAAGCGGCAATTTTGGCTTTTGCAGCCTTTAAAGAATTAAAAACTGTCTTTTTGGTTGACGATGATGTCGATATTTTTGATATGAACGATGTTGTTTGGACGATTAATACCAGGTTCCAAGCTGATGAGGATGTAATGGTACTGTCGGGTATGCGCAATCATCCACTCGATCCGTCGGAGCGCCCGGTATATGATCCGAAGTCAATTCGAATTAGAGGAATGAGTTCCAAACTTGTGATTGACGGTACTGTACCATTTGACATTCGTGATCAGTTTGAACGTGCTCAATTTAAAGAAGTTCCGGATTGGAAGAAATACTTAAAATGA
- a CDS encoding amino acid decarboxylase, with product MAEATVKFTVDESGYSLNMLVRQIGPDLLISVTGGTNPHIGVVTTLAPGVETRTVRFLSPHEGFHKENLITERIAAKIHPGLTRNCVITAGVHVNYITKKQIAAAGPMSDKLGEQLLLWLKSHPVNISKPIYKHPE from the coding sequence ATGGCCGAAGCAACGGTTAAATTTACCGTGGATGAATCCGGGTACTCGTTGAATATGCTTGTTCGTCAAATAGGCCCAGACCTTTTAATAAGTGTTACCGGTGGAACAAATCCACATATCGGCGTGGTTACTACTCTAGCTCCTGGGGTGGAAACGCGAACGGTTCGTTTTCTTAGCCCACATGAAGGATTCCATAAAGAGAATTTAATCACAGAAAGAATTGCGGCAAAAATTCATCCTGGTCTCACGCGTAATTGTGTAATTACGGCTGGGGTACATGTTAATTACATTACAAAAAAACAGATTGCTGCTGCTGGCCCGATGTCGGACAAATTAGGCGAACAATTGCTGCTTTGGCTCAAGTCGCATCCGGTAAATATTTCCAAACCTATTTATAAACATCCAGAGTAA
- a CDS encoding polyketide antibiotic transporter produces the protein MRNNFAQTGRLVTVSLRRDWLILLIWMASILGISLVAAFKFDDLYGSNASIKTILKTLKQPAMISLFGKTPNLASFQTGDLFISEMLVFTGIFISIADIMLAVRTTRTQEDKGVIEIIRGTAVGRLSPFLSAFIEILIFNLLLTILLAIGLQACGLYGMTSMMCWLFAIETNLLALVFAALAFLMAQIFDNSRDASAASFLFFGIAYLVRMITDISSPRLTWLSPIGWVELGKIGYGNDLKVIWLMFLSTLILLILTIGFALKRDINSGLLHIRSGRKNASLLLRGPISLGIRLERNLGIIWIIAIASLGIMYASIFSDISDILKSNPSVAQVLGTNQLSRLGNKIVLQFISMISIFMIVLSTVAGLQMIFRLKKDIDSGLEEMIASKPISRVRLLTSYLLPAIIVTICAFGSSIYSMMLLGNLELKVPIESIKFNTLFFGTLPSAMLFLSLAVFLISCFPKIYSILYVYAGLSFFVLYFKNMLKLPIWVTKLTPFGWINDLPLKDINWKIWYFEVLLILIFTFIGYFEFQRRDLS, from the coding sequence ATGCGAAATAATTTTGCTCAAACGGGCCGCCTTGTTACTGTGAGCTTAAGACGTGATTGGCTTATTTTATTAATTTGGATGGCATCGATACTTGGGATATCACTTGTAGCGGCCTTTAAATTTGATGATTTATACGGCAGTAATGCCTCAATTAAAACCATTTTGAAAACTTTAAAACAACCGGCAATGATTTCATTGTTTGGAAAAACACCGAATTTAGCTAGTTTTCAAACCGGTGATTTATTCATTTCCGAAATGTTGGTTTTTACCGGAATTTTTATTTCGATTGCGGATATTATGTTGGCAGTAAGAACGACCAGGACCCAAGAGGATAAGGGCGTTATCGAGATAATTCGAGGCACAGCTGTTGGACGTTTAAGCCCGTTTTTATCAGCTTTTATAGAAATTCTGATTTTCAATTTGCTATTGACGATACTGTTGGCAATTGGTCTGCAGGCTTGTGGATTATACGGTATGACATCAATGATGTGCTGGCTATTTGCTATAGAAACAAATTTGCTTGCTTTGGTTTTTGCTGCATTGGCTTTTTTGATGGCACAGATTTTTGATAATTCTCGCGATGCTAGCGCTGCCAGTTTTTTGTTTTTTGGCATTGCTTATCTTGTTCGGATGATTACCGATATTTCCAGCCCAAGGTTGACTTGGTTGAGCCCAATTGGATGGGTTGAACTTGGGAAAATTGGTTACGGCAACGATTTAAAGGTAATCTGGCTAATGTTTTTATCGACACTGATTTTGTTGATTTTGACTATTGGTTTTGCTTTGAAACGAGATATTAATTCGGGATTGCTTCATATTCGAAGTGGCCGTAAAAACGCTAGTCTATTATTACGAGGCCCGATTAGTTTGGGAATTCGTCTCGAACGTAATTTAGGAATTATTTGGATCATTGCAATTGCTTCACTTGGCATAATGTATGCTTCGATTTTTTCGGATATTTCTGATATTTTAAAAAGTAATCCGAGTGTGGCCCAAGTTCTCGGGACTAATCAACTTTCGCGACTCGGCAATAAGATTGTTTTACAGTTTATTTCGATGATTTCTATTTTTATGATTGTTTTATCAACTGTTGCAGGATTACAAATGATTTTTCGTTTGAAAAAAGATATTGACAGCGGTTTGGAGGAAATGATTGCTTCAAAACCGATTTCTCGAGTCAGACTTTTAACAAGTTACTTATTACCGGCGATCATTGTAACTATTTGTGCCTTTGGATCAAGCATTTATTCAATGATGCTGCTGGGAAATTTGGAATTAAAAGTTCCAATTGAATCAATTAAATTTAATACTTTATTTTTTGGAACTTTACCATCAGCGATGCTTTTCCTTTCTTTAGCAGTTTTTCTTATTAGCTGTTTCCCAAAAATTTATTCAATTTTATATGTATACGCAGGTTTATCGTTTTTTGTTCTTTATTTTAAAAATATGTTGAAATTACCTATTTGGGTCACAAAACTAACACCTTTTGGTTGGATTAACGATCTCCCGCTTAAGGATATTAACTGGAAGATCTGGTATTTTGAAGTTCTACTTATTTTGATTTTTACTTTTATTGGTTATTTTGAATTCCAGAGAAGAGATCTTTCTTGA
- a CDS encoding ABC transporter ATP-binding protein, whose product MMTKILHIEHLQKKFGNFEALKDISFDVNSGEVFGFIGPNGAGKSTTIRIILGLLRKTSGSVEVFGEDAFKRPVEIHRKLVYVPGDIYLWPNLTGGETIDLLLKMGGHQHNKKTDLLIERFELDISKKNRSYSKGNRQKVALIAALSADANLYIFDEPTSGLDPLQELNFQKSVLELKEDHKAVLLSSHILSEVEKMVDRLAIIRKGEIIETGYLNDLQHLSALNIRAEVKSQIGDFSKIKGVGNFRQNQKKIAFSANRQDLPSIMARLSALSPSDLQVTQPTLEELFMHFYDSAGKENENAK is encoded by the coding sequence ATGATGACAAAAATACTGCATATCGAACATTTGCAAAAAAAATTTGGCAATTTCGAAGCTTTAAAAGACATTAGTTTCGATGTGAATTCAGGTGAGGTTTTTGGCTTCATTGGTCCTAATGGCGCTGGAAAATCTACTACGATCAGAATCATTCTTGGTTTATTAAGAAAAACTTCCGGCAGTGTTGAAGTTTTTGGTGAAGACGCTTTCAAAAGACCGGTTGAAATTCATCGCAAATTGGTTTATGTGCCGGGTGACATTTATTTGTGGCCTAATTTAACCGGCGGCGAAACAATCGATTTATTACTTAAAATGGGTGGTCATCAACATAACAAAAAGACTGATCTTTTAATAGAACGTTTTGAATTGGATATAAGTAAGAAGAATCGTTCTTATTCGAAAGGAAATCGTCAAAAAGTTGCTTTAATAGCTGCCCTTTCGGCAGATGCAAATTTGTATATCTTTGATGAACCGACCTCGGGTCTTGATCCTTTACAGGAACTCAATTTCCAAAAATCAGTTTTAGAACTGAAAGAAGACCATAAAGCAGTATTGTTAAGTTCACATATTTTATCCGAAGTTGAGAAAATGGTCGATCGTTTAGCAATTATTAGAAAGGGTGAGATTATCGAAACTGGGTATTTGAATGATTTACAGCACTTATCCGCTCTTAATATTCGAGCCGAAGTTAAATCGCAGATAGGCGATTTTTCAAAAATTAAGGGTGTTGGAAATTTTCGTCAGAATCAGAAAAAAATAGCTTTTTCGGCCAATCGTCAGGATCTTCCATCGATTATGGCCCGTTTAAGTGCGCTGTCTCCAAGCGACCTCCAAGTAACGCAACCGACATTAGAAGAATTATTTATGCATTTCTATGATTCAGCTGGGAAGGAAAATGAAAATGCGAAATAA
- a CDS encoding LysR family transcriptional regulator → MTIDDLKSFMLVCRLHSFSTAAVELSMTQSALSKRLQAIQQEVGSELISTENRRQILITESGKIFYRYAKSIVASYDELEQELDAYRELKRGNLQIGSVPVMSQYGLTKIINIFEQDYPQVDIQLNELEGSDLLMLLKAGEIDAGIIRDIQTTTINNNHFNSYTLDRDELKVILPADNSLNSEKKINVGDLANYQVISLECGSGVHEKMVEIYNDAGITLNVSFKTTHIETIMGMVKNSDQITFLFKKSAMPFMNKQLVMCSLDKPVFSDLELVCPKENQHKPALEKFIEYMKKYTSKSIKANF, encoded by the coding sequence ATGACAATTGATGACTTAAAATCGTTCATGCTGGTTTGTCGGTTACACAGTTTTTCAACTGCTGCCGTCGAACTCTCAATGACTCAATCGGCCCTGTCAAAACGTTTGCAGGCTATTCAACAAGAAGTTGGCAGTGAACTTATCAGCACTGAAAATAGACGTCAGATTCTTATAACTGAAAGTGGAAAAATATTTTATCGCTATGCAAAAAGTATTGTCGCAAGTTATGACGAACTTGAACAAGAGCTTGATGCTTATCGCGAACTAAAAAGAGGAAATCTGCAAATCGGCAGCGTTCCAGTAATGTCGCAATATGGATTGACAAAAATCATAAACATTTTCGAACAGGATTATCCGCAGGTTGATATTCAATTAAACGAACTCGAAGGCAGTGACCTGTTAATGTTGCTCAAAGCAGGCGAAATTGATGCCGGAATAATTCGCGATATTCAAACAACGACGATCAATAATAATCATTTTAATTCCTATACCCTCGATCGCGATGAACTAAAAGTAATTTTGCCTGCCGATAATTCCTTGAATAGCGAAAAAAAAATCAATGTTGGTGATTTGGCAAACTATCAAGTTATTTCACTTGAATGCGGTTCTGGAGTTCATGAAAAGATGGTTGAAATATATAACGATGCAGGTATTACTTTAAACGTAAGTTTTAAAACAACTCACATCGAAACAATTATGGGAATGGTTAAAAATTCCGATCAAATAACTTTTTTATTCAAAAAGTCGGCAATGCCTTTTATGAATAAACAGCTGGTTATGTGTTCTCTGGATAAACCAGTCTTCAGCGATTTGGAATTAGTCTGTCCAAAAGAGAATCAGCATAAACCTGCACTTGAAAAATTTATCGAATATATGAAAAAATACACATCAAAATCCATCAAAGCTAATTTTTAA
- a CDS encoding SLC13 family permease: MTKKTIGFLSGVVVFVIIDLIPFSGLSTTGRLDLALTLMTVVWWATQIAQPAFVGGIYLMLLIIFQVATPVQVFSDAWTGSIMWLVIGAYLIAGAVKDSGLGERIAYAFIVRFVRSWNGIIISIFVLTFILSLLIPHPWPRAFLIMSVIDVVASSADMAKEDRAKLGLTVFAASCPLSGVFLTGDTSLNPLAVADSGVKVSFMSYFYYMSVPMIIAAIITMLLIMLLFRPTKKVSIDVNALKLKQKELGAFSEKETRTLIWLVIAIALWLTSGITGIDVGWLTLVIALLMSLPLVGEVLTAKSWSGVPVNVLIFLTSAITIGVVGKVTGMNSWIAKTILPSSLPQNLYLLAIIITIGAMVIHMFMGSVIAVMGVTIPAFLAATSHMGVSPLAISLLVFSVVNLHYILPFHNMAILVGSDPDTGGGYNQKQVMRLGIPLTIVMFIVAVVEIFWWKLIGFI, translated from the coding sequence ATGACTAAAAAAACAATCGGCTTCCTGAGCGGAGTCGTAGTGTTTGTAATCATTGATTTAATTCCATTTAGCGGTTTGTCTACAACTGGTAGACTTGACTTGGCATTAACTTTGATGACTGTCGTTTGGTGGGCAACACAAATCGCTCAACCAGCTTTTGTTGGTGGAATTTATCTAATGCTCTTGATAATTTTTCAGGTAGCCACTCCTGTTCAAGTATTCTCAGATGCTTGGACAGGATCAATTATGTGGTTGGTTATCGGAGCTTATTTGATTGCGGGAGCTGTAAAAGATTCCGGTTTGGGAGAACGGATTGCTTATGCCTTCATTGTGCGCTTTGTTCGTTCTTGGAATGGAATTATTATTTCAATTTTTGTATTGACATTCATTTTGTCGCTTTTAATTCCACATCCTTGGCCACGTGCATTTTTGATCATGTCTGTTATAGACGTTGTTGCCTCAAGTGCAGATATGGCTAAAGAGGATCGAGCCAAATTAGGATTGACGGTTTTCGCTGCTTCTTGTCCTTTATCAGGAGTGTTTCTAACAGGTGATACGTCATTGAACCCACTGGCGGTGGCGGATTCTGGTGTAAAAGTTAGTTTTATGTCTTACTTCTATTACATGAGTGTTCCAATGATTATAGCGGCTATTATCACTATGCTGTTAATCATGCTTTTGTTCCGTCCAACCAAAAAGGTATCAATTGATGTTAATGCTTTAAAGTTGAAGCAAAAAGAACTTGGTGCTTTTTCCGAGAAAGAAACTCGTACTCTAATTTGGTTAGTAATCGCGATTGCTTTGTGGCTGACTAGTGGAATAACCGGGATTGATGTTGGCTGGTTGACACTGGTTATAGCATTGTTAATGAGCCTTCCATTAGTTGGCGAGGTATTAACGGCCAAATCATGGAGTGGCGTACCCGTTAATGTATTGATATTCTTAACGTCGGCAATTACGATCGGTGTTGTTGGTAAAGTCACTGGAATGAATAGTTGGATTGCTAAGACGATCTTGCCATCTTCATTGCCACAAAATCTTTACCTGTTAGCAATCATAATCACGATTGGCGCAATGGTTATTCATATGTTTATGGGTTCCGTCATTGCAGTTATGGGAGTTACAATTCCAGCCTTCTTGGCAGCTACTTCTCACATGGGTGTTAGCCCGTTGGCGATTTCGCTGTTGGTATTTTCTGTAGTAAATCTTCACTATATTCTGCCGTTTCATAATATGGCAATATTAGTTGGAAGCGATCCGGATACCGGTGGAGGATATAACCAAAAACAGGTTATGCGCTTGGGCATACCATTAACGATTGTGATGTTTATTGTCGCAGTTGTTGAAATTTTTTGGTGGAAATTAATAGGCTTTATATAA